CGACACTCAGCCGGCCGCTCCAGCTGCCGAGTTGGGCGAACCGCTGGGCGTTGAGCGTGACCCGGTTGCCGGACCGCAGGATGTGCGGCTGCTCCTGGACCACGTCGAATAGGCCCTCCCAGGTGAGATCGGCTGCGATGCCTTCGGTTTCGTCCAGCACGATGCGCAATTTGCGCAGCGGCTCGATGACCTCGACGCGGTAGCCGTTGACGTGCTGGTTCAACCGGTCCTGATCGATGGCATCCGAAAGGTGCACGGCCGTCTGCGTTTCGCCGCGCCGGACGAGCAGGAAGGCGTCCTTGACCCCGAGGTTGGGGTAGTAGCCGATGCCGGTGATGACGAAGATGTCTCCGGTCCGGTCGTGGGCGTTGTAGTAGGAGCGGTCGTAGAAGTTGCGGTCGGATGAGCCGGGCCAGGCGATCGGTTGGGGAATCTGGTGTACCGGGTATTCGTCGAGCGGGCCAAGCATTATTGTTCCTCTCCGATAAGACGTTTCATCAACCCGGCGTGGTAGAACAGCGTCTCCACGTCCTCGGGTTTCTCGACCTCTCCGAAATGCACACGCCGCGCGCCGGTGCGCATGAACACGCACGCCCACATGACCCCGGAGTACACGTAGAACCAGTTGAGGTCGCTGAGTTCCACGCCGGTGAGTTTGCGGTAGGTGGCCCGCACGTCCTCCTCACGCATCACGTCCGGCAGGCCCGGCAACGTCGCCAGCCCGGCCAGCTCCTGAAAGACCTTGTGCGCGAATATCATCCAGGCCACATCGAGTTCGCGCGGGCCGAGTGTCACCATCTCCCAGTCCAGCACCGCCACCGGTTCGAAATCCTGGTACAGCACGTTGCCCACCCGGGCGTCGCCCCAGTTGAGCACCGGCTCGCGCGCATCGGCGTCGGCCGGCCAATTGTCCTGCAGCCATTGGAAGGTGCGCTCGACCAACGGTGATCGGCCGATGTCGGGGACCGCGAAGTCATACCATGATCTGACCCAGTTGAAGTGCTTGCGCAGCGCGGTGTCACCGGTCAGGTCCTGGGTCAGGAATCCGAACGTGTTCTCGGCGTTGGGAATCGAATGCAGGGCCGCCAGCACGCTGACCGAGGCGTCCTGGAGCTTGCGTTGGTGTTCGAGCGGGGCGTCGGCGAACCAGTTGCCGCCGAAGGTGTACGGCATGACGTCGGGCGGCACCACGCCCTCGACGTAATCCATCAGGAAGAACGGCGCACCCAGGACGTCGCCGGTGTTCTCGATCCAGCGCACCCGCGGTACCGGTACGTCGGTCAGCTCACCGACCTGCCGGATCACCTCGAACTGGTGGTCCAGGCGGTACGTCGGGAAGACCGGAACGTCCTGCGCGGTAGGCGCGACCCGGGCGACCAGCTTCTGCTCGTTCCCGTCCCACCGGGCGGTCAGAATGATGGTTTCCGACGACATGCCCGTCGAGTCCACGCCGCTTTCCACGGTGACTTCGGGCGCTACCGGCAGCTTCGTCGACAACCATTGAGACATCAGGGCCGGGACGGTGGCGGTATCCCGGCTCGAGCGTTGCATGCGGCCCACATCTTCGAGAGCCGGTTCGTTGGCCACAGTGCTTCCTTTGCGGGGTAATTACGATACGGTAGGTAGCGTTATGAAAGCAGACCCGTCCACCCTTGACAAGATCCCCGGCGCCGGGCGGCCGCGGGATCCGCGCATTGACTCTGCCATTCTCGCAGCGACCGCGGAACTGCTTGTCAACATCGGCTATTCGAATCTCAGTCTGGCCGCGGTGGCCGAGCGGGCCGGCACCACCAAGTCGGCGCTGTACCGCAGATGGTCCAGTAAGGCGGAATTGGTGCACGAGGCGGCGTTCCCGGTGGCGCCGACGGCGTTGGTGGCGCCGGCGGGTGATTTCGCCGCCGACATCCGGATGATGATCGAGGCCACCCGTGACGTATTCACCACTCCGGTGGTGCGGGCCGCGCTGCCCGGTCTGGTGGCCGACATGACCGCCGATGCCGAGTTGAACGCGCGGGTGATGTCGCGCTTCGCCGGTCTGTTCGCGGCGGTGCGGATTCGGCTGCGCGAGGCGATCGACCGCGGCGAGGCGCACCCCGACGTCGACCCGGACCGGCTGATCGAACTGATCGGAGGCGCCACCATGTTGCGGATGATGCTGTACCCCGACCAGAAGCTGGACGACGCCTGGGTGGAGCAGACCGCCGCCATCGTCGTGCACGGGGTGACCCGATGACCGCCATCGTCACCGGCGCCAGTCGCGGTCTGGGACGGGCGATCGCGCTGGCCCTGGCAGCCGACGGCGAGGCGGTGGCCGTCGTCGGGCGCACCGAAGCCGTCTGGGACGAACGGCTGCCAGGAACCATCGGCGAGACGGTCGCCGACATCGAGGCCGCCGGCGGACGGGCCGTGGCGATCCGGGCAGACCTGACTGAGCACGACGACATCGTCCGGCTGGTCGACGAAGCCCGGGATGCGTTGGGCCCCATCAACATTCTGATCAACAACGCCGCGTTCACCGCGCCGGGGCGGCCCGGCGCCACGCCGCGCGCCAAGAAAGCGGTGACGGACAAGGCGCGGTATCCAGGATTCGTCAGCATCCCGCTGACCGCGTACCGCCGGCATTTCGAGATCGCGGTGTTCGCCGCCTACGAACTGATGCAACTGGTCAGCCCGGACATGATCAACGCCGGTGGCGGTTCGATCGTCAACATCACCTCCATCGCGTCGCGGCTGGGCGGGGGATTGCCCGGATACGGGGGCTCCAAGGCGGCGCTGGAACACCTCACCGGCTGCGCGGCACTGGATCTCGCCGACCACAACATCGCGATCAACGCACTCGCTCCATCCAAGCCGATCATGACGCCGGGCCTGTCCTACTACGCCCACGGCTTCGACGACGAGAGCACCGCCGAGGAATTCGCGCAGGCCACTGTGCAACTCGCGCGGGTAGGCCCCAGCGTGGTGACCGGTCGCACGATCGGGCACCTGCAGGTGCTCGACGGCAGCTTCGCGCCGTTCATGGTGTGAACCGTCAGGCGGCATGGAAGTCGATGAGTTCGACGCCGATGGCGTCTTCGACGTGGCTGATATTGATGATCGAGTAGATCGGTGGTGCCGCTGATCGGTAGCGGGTGTGGGTGGGTGTTTCGTAGTCGGTGGTGTGGGTGCCGTTGTGGGTGTGGGCGGTGACGGTCCAGCCGGGTGTTTCTTTGATGTAGTTGCAGCGTTCGCAGAGGCCTTCGCCGTTGTGGGCGGTGGTGGGTCCGCCGTGTTTGACGGGTTGGATGTGGTCGCGGTGGCGGATGGGGGCGTCGCAGTAGGGGGTGCGGCAGGTTTGGTCGCGCAGGTTGATGAACTCGGCCAGCCCGCGGGGGAAGGCCCGCGACCGGGATTCCATGGCCACCAGCGCGCCGGTGGTGGGGCTGGCGTAGAGGCGGCGCAGGGTGGCCAGCGACTTCTGGTCGGCGATTGCGGCGGTGAGCCAGGTGCGGGCGACCTCGGCCGGGATGGGGCCGTAGCCCTGCAGCAGGGCGGCGTCCTCGGTGTCACCGAGTAGCGCCCGGTCGGAGATCACCACGTTCAGCGCGATCGGGGCGGGGGTGGTGGCGGGGGTGGCGGTGATGCGTTCAAAGGCGGTGTCGGCCATGACCTGGCCGCGGGAGCGGCCGTCGACGGTGGTGTCGGCGGCGCGGCGCAGTGCGGCGTAGACCCCGACTCCTTGAGCGACGGGCAGCAGGATGCTGACCCAGGTCATGGTGTCGGGGGCGGGGCGGATGGTGACGGTGCGGTCCTGTGCTGCTTTGGCGGCGCGATCGACCACGGCGCGGGCGTCGCGGCGGTAGGCGATCTGTTTGGCCGCGGCGATGATCCACTTGTCCCCGAGTCCCTGCAGCCCGCTGAGGTCAGCGCACAGTTCGCGGTCCAGGGCGCGGCGGTCTTCGAGGTCCAGGCAGGCCGATTCGCGCACGATCAACGTCGCGCGCCATTCCGAGAGGACTCCGTGTTCCAACGCGGCCAGGGTGTGGGGCATCTCGTGCACGAGGGCTTTGGCGAATCCGAGGTGGCGGCCGCCGCGGGCCGGGGAATCGCGGCGCGCCAGCGCGACCTCGCTGGCCACCCCGCGGCCCCGCTTGGCCGCGGGCACTGCGGCGGCTGACTCCGCGGCGCGCCGGGCGGCGTCCAATGCGGCGGCGGCGCGGGCCTGCCCGGCTGCTGCGGCCGACTTGAGCCGCTCCAACTCCTCGATGCGCGCGATCAGCTCGGCTTCGGTGGCACCCGGATCCACCTGCGAGAACATCGCCATATCGAACATATGTGCGAATATACCCCCACCCGGTGACCGCGTTGACTCGTCAGAAATGCGCGCGAAAGGGTGATTCGTTGCCTCATCGAGAATGCGCGCGTGGACGGCGCGCCTGCCTGGTCGGGTCAGCAATGAGTTCGGTAGGCCCGGTTGATGGGGTTGACATTGGCAGAGCGCAGGGCGGTGACCCAATCAGCGGCGACTCGTTATCAGCAGGCCGGTAAGCGCGGTAAGACCCGGATTCTTGACGAGTTGTGCGCCAACACGGGCTGGCATCGCAGCCATGCCCGCAAGGCACTGAAAGCCGCGCTGGCCCCCAGGATCATGTCTGCACGAAGTCCGCGGCCCGTGAAATACGGCGAGGATGTCATTGCTGCGCTGACGATCTGCTGGACGGTGCTGGGCATGCCCGCCGGCAAACGGCTCGCACCCATGCTCACCGAGCTGGTAGCCGTGCTGCGCCACTTCCGGGAGCTGGTCATCAGTGACGAGACGGCGGCACTGCTGGTATCGATGTCGGCGGCCACCATCGATCGCCGCCTGGCCGATGAACGGGCCAGATACAAGATCAAAGGACGCGTGGGCACCAAGCCGGGGTCGCTGATCCGAAGTCAGATCCCGGTGCGCACCTGGGCCCAATGGGATGACGCTGTGCCCGGCTTCGTCGAGATCGACACGGTCTTCCATGACGGCGGCAATCGGGGTGGAGGCCATGCGTTCACGTTGACGGTCACCGATATCGCCACCGGCTGGACCGAAAGCCGCTCGCTACCGGACAGGACGGCCAAACACATCCTGGCCGCCCTCAATCAGATCGCCGCCGCGATGCCGTTCCCGATCCTCGGCGTGGACTGCGATAACGGATCGGAATTCATCAACGACGACCTCTTGGCATGGTGCCAAGACCGGCGAATCACCTTCACCCGGTCACGGCCGGGCAACAAGAACGACGGCTGCCACGTCGAGCAGAAGAACTGGGTGGTGGTCCGCACCGTGGTCGGCTACTACCGCTACGACACAGCGTCAGAACTCTTGCTACTCAACGAGATCTGGCGACTGCAGTCACAGCTGACCAACTACTTCCACCCCCAGCAGAAATTGGTATCCAAAGTCCGCAAAGGCGCCAAGGTATCCAGAAAACACGACACGGCCACCACCCCGTTTCACCGGGCGACCGACCACCCGAGTATGACCCTGGACCGCATCGTGGCGCTCAAGCGGACCTACTCACTGATCAACCCAGCCGCCACCCAACGCCAGATCCAGGCGTTGACCAACCAACTCTTCACCCTGACCACCAGCAAAGCCCCAGCCGGCGTCCCGACTCCACTCACCAAGCGCGCACGTTCACGTGAGGCAACCAACAACCCTTCGCGCGCATCTTGACATGAGGCAACTTGGTGACCGCGTTGACTCGTCAGAAATGCGCGCGAAAGGGTGATTCGTTGCCTCATCGAGAATGCGCGCGTGGACGGCGCGCCTGCCTGGTCGGGTCAGCAATGAGTTCGGTAGGCCCGGTTGATGGGGTTGACATTGGCAGAGCGCAGGGCGGTGACCCAATCAGCGGCGACTCGTTATCAGCAGGCCGGTAAGCGCGGTAAGACCCGGATTCTTGACGAGTTGTGCGCCAACACGGGCTGGCATCGCAGCCATGCCCGCAAGGCACTGAAAGCCGCGCTGGCCCCCAGGATCATGTCTGCACGAAGTCCGCGGCCCGTGAAATACGGCGAGGATGTGATTGCTGCGCTGACGATCTGCTGGACGGTGCTGGGCATGCCCGCCGGCAAACGGCTCGCACCCATGCTCACCGAGCTGGTAGCCGTGCTGCGCCACTTCCGGGAGCTGGTCATCAGTGACGAGACGGCGGCACTGCTGGTATCGATGTCGGCGGCCACCATCGATCGCCGCCTGGCCGATGAACGGGCCAGATGCAAGATCAAAGGACGCGTGGGCACCAAGCCGGGGTCGCTGATCCGAAGTCAGATCCCGGTGCGCACCTGGGCCCAATGGGATGACGCTGTGCCCGGCTTCGTCGAGATCGACACGGTCTTCCATGACGGCGGCAATCGGGGTGGAGGCCATGCGTTCACGTTGACGGTCACCGATATCGCCACCGGCTGGACCGAAAGCCGCTCGCTACCGGACAGGACGGCCAAACACATCCTGGCCGCCCTCAATCAGATCGCCGCCGCGATGCCGTTCCCGATCCTCGGCGTGGACTGCGATAACGGATCGGAATTCATCAACGACGACCTCTTGGCATGGTGCCAAGACCGGCGAATCACCTTCACCCGGTCACGGCCGGGCAACAAGAACGACGGCTGCCACGTCGAGCAGAAGAACTGGGTGGTGGTCCGCACCGTGGTCGGCTACTACCGCTACGACACAGCGTCAGAACTCTTGCTACTCAACGAGATCTGGCGACTGCAGTCACAGCTGACCAACTACTTCCACCCCCAGCAGAAATTGGTATCCAAAGTCCGCAAAGGCGCCAAGGTATCCAGAAAACACGACACGGCCACCACCCCGTTTCACCGGGCGACCGACCACCCGAGTATGACCCTGGACCGCATCGTGGCGCTCAAGCGGACCTACTCACTGATCAACCCAGCCGCCACCCAACGCCAGATCCAGGCGTTGACCAACCAACTCTTCACCCTGACCACCAGCAAAGCCCCAGCCGGCGTCCCGACTCCACTCACCAAGCGCGCACGTTCACGTGAGGCAACCAACAACCCTTCGCGCGCATCTTGACATGAGGCAACTTGATGACAAGCGCCCGCGACTGGACCCGGGCAGCCCCGCGCCGCTAGCCTTCGGCTATGGGGCGCAAGCCACCAGGAAACCTCCGCTGATGTTCGACAAGCCCACCACCCGGGTGGTGGCTTTGGTCGCTCTACTGATGCTGGTCGCCGCCGCACTTCGGGGATATCTCCCCGAACATCACGGTCGCCGCCTTGCCGAGGAGGGCCCCAGCAAGACGGCGCTGATGTTCCTGGTGGCGGCCATCGCAGCCACCCTGGGGTTACTGGCATTCTCGATCATCGCCCGGCTGCGCGACCCGCGCGCCGTAGCGCCCAGCGCCGGCGCGCTGCCCGACATGCTGGGGGGCGGCAGCGCCCGGCCGAGCTGGCGGGTGGTGCTGATCGCGCTGGGAGTGATCGTCGCCTGGCTCCTGGTCGCGATCCTGATATCGCAGTTGTTCACCCCGCCCCAGATCAGTGTCGATGCGCCGCAACCGGATTCGACCGCGACCCCGCCGGGCACCGGTGGCGCCCCGCAACCCAGACAGCCTGCGCGGCAAAAGGACAGCCCGGACATGCTGGGGTCGCTGCTGGCATTCGTGCCCGTCCTGCTGATGCTGTTCGTCGGCGGCTTCATCGTGTCACGACGGCGCCGGCATACGGCGACAACAGCATTCAAAACTGACGATCTCACCGAATTGCCTCCGCCGGAGGTCGCTGCGGAGTCATTGGTGCGTGCCGCCGAAGTGGGTTTGGCCGAAATGGCAGACCTCAGCCGCGAACCCCGTGAAGCGATCATCGCCTGCTACGCGGCGATGGAGCGTGAACTGGCCAACGTCCCGGGCGCGGTGCCGCAGGAATTCGATACCCCGACCGAGGTGCTCGCCCGCGCGGTGCAACAGCGCGCTCTGCGAGCCGAAAATGCCGTCCAATTGGTGAACCTGTTCGAAGAGGCGCGGTTCAGCCCGCACGTGATGGACGAAGGGCACCGCGAGACAGCGGTCCGCGTGCTCGAACTCGTCCTGGACGAAATCGCTCCGCGCTCCGGCAGAGCTGTATGAAAAGACTGATAGCA
This genomic stretch from Mycobacterium paragordonae harbors:
- a CDS encoding DDE-type integrase/transposase/recombinase, whose amino-acid sequence is MGLTLAERRAVTQSAATRYQQAGKRGKTRILDELCANTGWHRSHARKALKAALAPRIMSARSPRPVKYGEDVIAALTICWTVLGMPAGKRLAPMLTELVAVLRHFRELVISDETAALLVSMSAATIDRRLADERARYKIKGRVGTKPGSLIRSQIPVRTWAQWDDAVPGFVEIDTVFHDGGNRGGGHAFTLTVTDIATGWTESRSLPDRTAKHILAALNQIAAAMPFPILGVDCDNGSEFINDDLLAWCQDRRITFTRSRPGNKNDGCHVEQKNWVVVRTVVGYYRYDTASELLLLNEIWRLQSQLTNYFHPQQKLVSKVRKGAKVSRKHDTATTPFHRATDHPSMTLDRIVALKRTYSLINPAATQRQIQALTNQLFTLTTSKAPAGVPTPLTKRARSREATNNPSRAS
- a CDS encoding TetR/AcrR family transcriptional regulator — encoded protein: MKADPSTLDKIPGAGRPRDPRIDSAILAATAELLVNIGYSNLSLAAVAERAGTTKSALYRRWSSKAELVHEAAFPVAPTALVAPAGDFAADIRMMIEATRDVFTTPVVRAALPGLVADMTADAELNARVMSRFAGLFAAVRIRLREAIDRGEAHPDVDPDRLIELIGGATMLRMMLYPDQKLDDAWVEQTAAIVVHGVTR
- a CDS encoding SDR family NAD(P)-dependent oxidoreductase — its product is MTAIVTGASRGLGRAIALALAADGEAVAVVGRTEAVWDERLPGTIGETVADIEAAGGRAVAIRADLTEHDDIVRLVDEARDALGPINILINNAAFTAPGRPGATPRAKKAVTDKARYPGFVSIPLTAYRRHFEIAVFAAYELMQLVSPDMINAGGGSIVNITSIASRLGGGLPGYGGSKAALEHLTGCAALDLADHNIAINALAPSKPIMTPGLSYYAHGFDDESTAEEFAQATVQLARVGPSVVTGRTIGHLQVLDGSFAPFMV
- a CDS encoding integrase catalytic domain-containing protein, producing the protein MGLTLAERRAVTQSAATRYQQAGKRGKTRILDELCANTGWHRSHARKALKAALAPRIMSARSPRPVKYGEDVIAALTICWTVLGMPAGKRLAPMLTELVAVLRHFRELVISDETAALLVSMSAATIDRRLADERARCKIKGRVGTKPGSLIRSQIPVRTWAQWDDAVPGFVEIDTVFHDGGNRGGGHAFTLTVTDIATGWTESRSLPDRTAKHILAALNQIAAAMPFPILGVDCDNGSEFINDDLLAWCQDRRITFTRSRPGNKNDGCHVEQKNWVVVRTVVGYYRYDTASELLLLNEIWRLQSQLTNYFHPQQKLVSKVRKGAKVSRKHDTATTPFHRATDHPSMTLDRIVALKRTYSLINPAATQRQIQALTNQLFTLTTSKAPAGVPTPLTKRARSREATNNPSRAS
- a CDS encoding HNH endonuclease produces the protein MFDMAMFSQVDPGATEAELIARIEELERLKSAAAAGQARAAAALDAARRAAESAAAVPAAKRGRGVASEVALARRDSPARGGRHLGFAKALVHEMPHTLAALEHGVLSEWRATLIVRESACLDLEDRRALDRELCADLSGLQGLGDKWIIAAAKQIAYRRDARAVVDRAAKAAQDRTVTIRPAPDTMTWVSILLPVAQGVGVYAALRRAADTTVDGRSRGQVMADTAFERITATPATTPAPIALNVVISDRALLGDTEDAALLQGYGPIPAEVARTWLTAAIADQKSLATLRRLYASPTTGALVAMESRSRAFPRGLAEFINLRDQTCRTPYCDAPIRHRDHIQPVKHGGPTTAHNGEGLCERCNYIKETPGWTVTAHTHNGTHTTDYETPTHTRYRSAAPPIYSIINISHVEDAIGVELIDFHAA
- a CDS encoding DUF4129 domain-containing protein; its protein translation is MFDKPTTRVVALVALLMLVAAALRGYLPEHHGRRLAEEGPSKTALMFLVAAIAATLGLLAFSIIARLRDPRAVAPSAGALPDMLGGGSARPSWRVVLIALGVIVAWLLVAILISQLFTPPQISVDAPQPDSTATPPGTGGAPQPRQPARQKDSPDMLGSLLAFVPVLLMLFVGGFIVSRRRRHTATTAFKTDDLTELPPPEVAAESLVRAAEVGLAEMADLSREPREAIIACYAAMERELANVPGAVPQEFDTPTEVLARAVQQRALRAENAVQLVNLFEEARFSPHVMDEGHRETAVRVLELVLDEIAPRSGRAV
- a CDS encoding phosphotransferase family protein, whose product is MANEPALEDVGRMQRSSRDTATVPALMSQWLSTKLPVAPEVTVESGVDSTGMSSETIILTARWDGNEQKLVARVAPTAQDVPVFPTYRLDHQFEVIRQVGELTDVPVPRVRWIENTGDVLGAPFFLMDYVEGVVPPDVMPYTFGGNWFADAPLEHQRKLQDASVSVLAALHSIPNAENTFGFLTQDLTGDTALRKHFNWVRSWYDFAVPDIGRSPLVERTFQWLQDNWPADADAREPVLNWGDARVGNVLYQDFEPVAVLDWEMVTLGPRELDVAWMIFAHKVFQELAGLATLPGLPDVMREEDVRATYRKLTGVELSDLNWFYVYSGVMWACVFMRTGARRVHFGEVEKPEDVETLFYHAGLMKRLIGEEQ